A segment of the Helicobacter sp. 'house sparrow 1' genome:
TTCTTATAATCTTTGCTTTTATAAGTAAAGATTATTTTAACTTTTTCATACCCAATATTTGATAATTTTTGATAGAATCAGAGCGCATAAAACCCTAAGATTAGGATTTTAATTATTTTTAACAAAGGAGCAGATGATGTTAGAGATCAGATGGCACTCTAGAGCTGGTCAGGGCGCAGTTACTGGTGCGAAAGGATTAGCTGATGTTGTAGCTGGAACAGGCAAACAGGTTCAAGCTTTTGCATTTTATGGTTCCGCAAAGAGAGGTGCGGCTATGACTGCATATAATAGGGTAGATGATTCTCCTATTTTAAACCACGAAAAATTTATGAGACCAGATTATATTCTAGTGATAGACCCTGGACTAACTTTTATTACAGATATTTGTGCTAATGAGAAAGCTGATACAAAATACATTATCACAACACACTTAAGCAAAGATGAATTGATTGCAAAAAAGCCAGAATTAAAGGGCAAAGAATTATATACATTAGATTGTATTAAAATTTCTGTTGAGACAATTGGTAAATCAGTACCAAATGCACCTATGCTTGGTGCTTTGATGAAGGTTTCTGGAATGCTTGAATTAGACTATTTCTTAGAGAATTTTATTAAACTTTTAGGCAAGAAACTTCCTCAAAAAATTATTGATGCAAATCGTGAAGCAATTACAAGAGCATATAACGAAGTAAGATAAGGAGTAAATTATGAAAGGTTGGAATGAATTTGAAATTGGGTCTGTTCTTTTTCCGTTTAATGAGGATGGATTAAAAGCACAAGAAAAAATGCCTGATAATAGGGACTATACAGAAAACAGCTCTAGAACAGCTAGCGTAGCACATTGGAGAGTACAAAAACCTGTTCATAATAAAGATCATTGTATTAATTGCTTCTTTTGCTGGGTTTATTGTCCAGATGCTTCTATTTTGGCTCAAGATGAAAAGATGAGTGGTGTTGATTATACACACTGCAAAGGTTGTGGTGTTTGCGTATCCGTATGTCCTACAAATCCAAAATCTTTACTTATGTTTGATGAAAATGAAGTAAATGAGGAAGCAATACAAAAGTGGCCTCAAAAAGAAAGAAAATAAGGAGACAA
Coding sequences within it:
- a CDS encoding pyruvate flavodoxin oxidoreductase subunit gamma translates to MLEIRWHSRAGQGAVTGAKGLADVVAGTGKQVQAFAFYGSAKRGAAMTAYNRVDDSPILNHEKFMRPDYILVIDPGLTFITDICANEKADTKYIITTHLSKDELIAKKPELKGKELYTLDCIKISVETIGKSVPNAPMLGALMKVSGMLELDYFLENFIKLLGKKLPQKIIDANREAITRAYNEVR
- a CDS encoding 4Fe-4S dicluster-binding protein produces the protein MKGWNEFEIGSVLFPFNEDGLKAQEKMPDNRDYTENSSRTASVAHWRVQKPVHNKDHCINCFFCWVYCPDASILAQDEKMSGVDYTHCKGCGVCVSVCPTNPKSLLMFDENEVNEEAIQKWPQKERK